DNA sequence from the Candidatus Cloacimonadota bacterium genome:
CTTTCAATGTAACTGGCTCCTTAATCCGAAGTACAGATCAGGGAAACAACTGGACAGATATAAATAACGGTGTTCCGCAGGATTGCTGCCGAACTTATGCTGTAGCAGTAGATCCAACCAATCCTTTAAAAGTATATGCCGGTTGCGGTGTTTATTCCAGCGGATTTCATATTCTGAAGACAGAAGATGGGGGAGATCAATGGGACACAGTTTACACAACTTCTTCCGATATCACCAGCATCATTATCGATCCTGATAATCCGGATCATCTTTATGCTGCTGCCCGAACTAATGGCGTGATAATGAGCAATGATGCCGGAATCGGCTGGCAGGATGCCAGTGATGGATTAGCTGTCGGGTCGGAACTATCACGTTTTTCCAATCCTTTCGAAGAAGATGGTGAAACAAAATTCTATTTGGGAACATACAACAGAAGTGCCTTCAAAAATACGATGGAAATATCATCACAACTCAATCCACCCAATAATGTTGTGATCGAACTGGTCAACTTCAACGATGTTTATCTCAGTTGGGAACAGCCCGATCTTACTTCTGCAACTTTGCTGGGTTACAATATTTATCGTGATGGAACAATAATTTTTTACGTTGATGATGCCAATGTCTTGGAATATTTAGTGGAAGGGCATGATGCTGGAGTTTATCAGTACTATCTTACTGCCCTTTATGATGAAGGTGTATCTTCTCCAGTTGGAAATGCTGATATAACAGTGATTCTGCCTGCTCCCACAAATGTTACAGCGACAGTGAATTGGCCGAATATCCTTATTCAATGGGATGCACCAACTGAGAGCAGATCGCTTGAATCTTATAATGTGTATCAGGATGATGTTCTTGTTGCGAATGTTACTTCTACATTTTATCTTCATCTGAATGTGCCGGCTGGAACGTGGATTTACAATGTGGCAGCAGTTTTCACAGGAGGCTGGGAAGGTGAATGGTCGGAAGATGCTGGTGTGGTTGGAAACGAACCTAATCTGCTTCCTTTGACTACTAATTTGAAAAGCAACTATCCTAACCCATTCAATCCCGAAACTGAGATCAGTTTTTCTGTATCACAAACGTCCTCGTTTGTGACTATTAAAGTCTTTAATATGAAAGGGCAGAAAATCAAAACTTTGATCAATGAAATTCTTCCAGCAGGAAACCATTCAGTTATCTGGAATGGAACAGATGATGAAAACAAAAATTGTTCCAGCGGAGTTTATTTCTACAAAATGAAGTCGGGAGATTATCAGCAAACCAGGAAAATGATCCTGTCGAAATAGTCCTTCGGAATTTCACAGGCCAGGTCCTGCTGAAATAGTCCTTCGGAATTAAGAAATCAAAACCTTGCGGATGGTCATTCGACCTCCGCAATGGTTTTTTTTTCAACCATTCGTAAAGTGTGATAGCATTCGACCTTCGCAATGGTTTTTTTTTCAACCATTCGTAAGGTCTCATAAGTTCGACCATTACGAAGGTTTCAAAAAACACTTTCTAACAATTCCTGGATGATGTTTTTCTTTTCTAAAGCAGTCGGATGCTCTGTGTACAATCAACTTTTTTGGGGAGTTGTGTTTTGCTTTCCAACAACCTCAAATTGCTGAATACACTCCACAACAGATAATGAGGGAAAAGCTGAAAGTCCCCTTTTTCCCAGCATTTATGAATTGGCACCGTTTATGCTAAAGTGTTAATAAGGGGGTAGTAATGAAAAAAACAATTCTGCTTATTTTATTTATTGTAGCAACTTCGAGTATATTTACCATGGAAAAAGATTTTTTGGTTACTTTACCAGCAGATCTAATTGTACAAAGCAACTTGTCTTTTGAGATTTATTACCAATCGCAAAAGGAAATAATCGCAAAAGTCTCTAAGAATGATTTAGAGCAATTGAATACATCAGGAATATATTTTAAAATTCTGGATGAGTTTAATGAAAATGAACAGTATTATCTTATTACTGATCTGCAAAATAAATATTGTAAATTTCCTTCCAGGTGGGGACGATCAATTTATAACTTCTCGAATTCTGAAATAATAAGCAGTAATGATTTTCCAGTAATTGAAATCAGTAAATCCAAATACGAATTTGTGAAGCTTTCTCCGCATAAATTGAAAAAGCGCAATGTAATATATTCAGGTCAATCTGAACGTTCAAGAGATCTGATCGATGATGTGATAGCAGAAGTAAATCAGGATTCGATCTCCTACATCATCCAATCTTTACAGGATTTCGATACTCGTTATGCACTGGCAGATAATCGAGATGAAGTTGTGAACTGGATACAAAATCGCTTCCTTGAGCTTGGATTTGTAAATGTGATTATTGATTCCTTTTACTGGAACAATACCTGGCAGAAAAATGTGATCGCTATCTGGGGAGGTAATATCGATCCAGATAATTATACGATCATTGGAGGTCATCATGATTCCATAACGAATATAAATCCATTAGTTTCTGCTCCCGGCGCAGATGATAATGCTACT
Encoded proteins:
- a CDS encoding T9SS type A sorting domain-containing protein; this encodes MAVFKSSDAGNHWESANEGIAVLWINDIAVDPTNSENIIVGFEAENSGGCYMSYDGGDSWEIVETLPATRYSAVAFDINGNVLACSEGPTTVGQEGIYRSTDGGATWTATGPNLGPNFETQLWDIEVSQTDPDLYFISGNHFGNGGWAATVYRTYDGTATDWEEVYIGPDNYEIRSIDLANSNEQFVYAGYTTFNVTGSLIRSTDQGNNWTDINNGVPQDCCRTYAVAVDPTNPLKVYAGCGVYSSGFHILKTEDGGDQWDTVYTTSSDITSIIIDPDNPDHLYAAARTNGVIMSNDAGIGWQDASDGLAVGSELSRFSNPFEEDGETKFYLGTYNRSAFKNTMEISSQLNPPNNVVIELVNFNDVYLSWEQPDLTSATLLGYNIYRDGTIIFYVDDANVLEYLVEGHDAGVYQYYLTALYDEGVSSPVGNADITVILPAPTNVTATVNWPNILIQWDAPTESRSLESYNVYQDDVLVANVTSTFYLHLNVPAGTWIYNVAAVFTGGWEGEWSEDAGVVGNEPNLLPLTTNLKSNYPNPFNPETEISFSVSQTSSFVTIKVFNMKGQKIKTLINEILPAGNHSVIWNGTDDENKNCSSGVYFYKMKSGDYQQTRKMILSK